The following are encoded together in the Tripterygium wilfordii isolate XIE 37 chromosome 18, ASM1340144v1, whole genome shotgun sequence genome:
- the LOC119983510 gene encoding uncharacterized protein LOC119983510 has translation MTWCLPDLFITAISISFLFSSSPSSVRPHFPKFPSISFQANPRRFLKFLSMNQSNNFHFANPQSLSDWLKLRLPSDSLASWGIKPGTKNVQNLWLELAEGETSLADSSPPLRTLNVVTVRILGKDDKVLVESHQELSDGSVRKRCRSLSEKMKPYETPEEAVIRAIKEEIGSIFGGSNVHDVVEILPGTYQKKVEERNSVSYPGLPARYVLHSVDARVDGLPEAEFCTEEADEYPNRQETNAADEAVSVKRHYWKWVSSDSI, from the coding sequence ATGACGTGGTGTTTACCTGATCTCTTTATTACAGCAATCTCTATCTCctttctcttctcctcctcaCCATCTTCCGTGAGACCCCACTTCCCCAAATTCCCGTCTATATCCTTTCAGGCAAACCCTCGCCGGTTTCTGAAATTCCTCTCAATGAACCAATCCAACAACTTTCACTTCGCCAATCCACAGTCCCTTTCCGATTGGCTCAAGCTCAGACTCCCCTCCGATTCTTTGGCCTCCTGGGGCATCAAACCCGGTACTAAGAACGTTCAAAACCTCTGGCTCGAGCTCGCCGAGGGTGAGACCTCCCTTGCTGATTCCTCCCCTCCGCTTCGTACCCTCAATGTCGTCACGGTGAGAATTCTTGGGAAAGACGATAAAGTGCTTGTCGAGTCACATCAGGAGTTATCGGACGGAAGCGTGAGGAAGCGCTGTCGATCCCTATCGGAAAAGATGAAGCCGTATGAGACCCCTGAAGAGGCTGTAATTCGTGCTATCAAAGAAGAAATCGGATCAATTTTTGGCGGCAGTAATGTGCATGATGTCGTTGAAATCTTGCCGGGAACGTACCAGAAGAAGGTGGAGGAGCGGAATTCGGTTTCGTACCCGGGATTGCCAGCTCGTTACGTGTTGCATTCCGTGGATGCTCGGGTGGATGGGTTGCCAGAGGCGGAATTCTGTACAGAAGAAGCAGATGAGTATCCGAATCGCCAGGAGACTAATGCTGCAGATGAGGCAGTGTCCGTCAAGAGGCATTACTGGAAATGGGTTAGTTCGGATTCAATTTAG